The DNA region GCCCCACTCAGCTTGGCCCGCTGCAAATCCGCCTGGCGCAAATCGGTTTGCTGCAATTTGGCACCGTTGAAGTTGCAAAAGCGCAAATTGGCTCCCCTGAGGTTGGCCTCCAGCAGATTCACCCCTCCCAGACGGGCTTCCTGGAGATCGGCCTTCTCCAAATCCGCGTAGGAAAAATCCCGTTCCCCTCGCCGATAGGCCACGATCACCCCCTGGGCTCCCCCCACCGGGCGAAAGGGGCTATAGGTGCGACAGGCCACCTGAGCTTCTGCAGCCTCCAACTGGGACAACAAGCGCCAAGCGGCCAAGCGCACCGCCCAAGAGCTATTGCCAGCCAAAGCCTCGATCAAATGGGTGAGACCCACCGGCCCATAGTTGAGCAACTGGGGTAAAGCAGCTAGGCGTACCGCTTCGTCCGCATGGGTGAGTCGCCGTTGTAGCCCTTCGATTCCTCCTAGAACCAGAGCATGGCTGGGGGCTGCCCCCGTGGGCCGTTGTCCTCCCAAGACCAGATCCCAAGCGGATGGCCGGGATCCCTTGCTGATACCAACCGCTGGCTGGGGGTTATCTGTCATGAGCGGATCCCGATCGTGTCAGCGGGACGGAGTCCCTTGTGTCCTAGCCTATACCCAACGCCCCACCACCACACGGATGGTGCCATCTTCTAGTTGTTCTTCTGCTTCGATGGCATAGCCCTGTTGGCGTGCTGAGCGCAGCAACTGCTTATGAGCATAGCGTTGCAGAATTGGCTGCAAAAAAGCCTGTTGATCGATTTTGGCCCCCCACAGATCCGCCACCAGCTCGTAGTGCTCACCCTGGCGACGGAACCCGATGTCGAAGCCATTTTTCTGGCGAATCACAAAGTCAGCCCGGGTGCGATTCCACAAGTAGCCCCGCAAGCTGGCATCCCGCTCCACCTGATAGCCCAATTCCTGGAGAGTTTCAGCCAGCAACTCCCCATCCTTAATCTGCACCTGAATCGTGGTGAAATGAGACATGGTTCAGCAATGCTACTCACAACAACGGGTACAAGATCCTCACTATAAAAGTGCCCCAGCGGCTGGGAAGAAAAGTTTAAGGAGCGTCACAAAAACGGATCCCCGGTTGGAAATCCCTCAAACCTCATGCGCTGAACTTTCTGGCTGCAGCTCAGGATGACTTTCTTCTGAGGCTTGCAGGCTATCCGGCCCATCCAAGCCACTGTCTAGCATTAACAAGGCTCCTGTCCGGGATCCCTGCCAGGGATCCAACACATCCCGAATCAGTACCTCCTGGATCCACACCTGCACAATTGCCGCCAAAGGCACGGCCAAAAACAGGCCCAGCACTCCGAAGAAAAAGGCAGACGTAATCTGGGCCACCAACGTCAGGGCAGGCAAAAGAGAAACCTGCCGCGACATCACAATCGGGGTGAAGACGCTGCTTTCCAACTGTTGGATCAAAATATACAAGCCTAGGACAGCCAAAGATTTCCAGGGGGCATCCGTCAGGGCCACCAGCATCGGGGCCACCACACTCAGGGTCGGGCCAATATTGGGGATAAAGTTAAACACCCCCGCCAGCACCGCATTGGCCAGGATCAGGGGTACCCCCAAAATCCACAACCCGATCCCACTCAGCAACATCACCAACGTGCTGGTCAGCATGATCCCCATCAGCCATCCCCGCAGGGCCAGCTCGCAGCGCTTGAGAATGTAGCGAATGCGGGGCCGATAAAAGGCCGGAAAAACCGACACAAAGGCGCGATTATAGGCTTGCGGATCCACCAACAACAAAATGGTGAGGATGATTACAAACAGCAGATTGATCAAGGTGGCGAAAAAGGCCGTAAACGACTGAGAGAAAAAGTCTCGCGCCTGCCGCACCAGCTCTGTTGCCTGCGGTACCAAGCTATTGGCCAACTCCCGTAGGGTGGGCAGCTCGATATCCGTGGGTAAGGAAAGAATGAAATTCTCAATCAGCCGCTGCGCCTGGAAGATCCCGTCCGGCACCACATCGGTAAACAGCCGCCCCAACTGATCCGCCAAGGGGGGCACCACAATTAACCCCACCAGGATGGTTCCTACCAAGACTGTTAGGCCGGTGATCGCAATCGAAGGACCACGCCGAAAGCCATAGCGCTGCGGGATCTGGGCCAGAGTATCCAGTGCCACCGCCAACACGATTGCCCCGAACACCAACAAAGCAATCTGCCGAATCTGCCAGAGCAGAACCAGCAAACCTAGCAATGCCCCCAACCCCAACCACTGGGCGAATGTCACGGCTCAACCCAACACCTCTGTTCGCCCTATCGTCGCATATTCACAAAAGATTTTGATAAGGTTCCAGGCAGCCTCCTTTTCAGCCTTTATGCGTGATCCTGTCCCTTTAGAAGCGGCTTTGGCCTTAGCCGATCTGACCGACGAAGTGCCTCTCCTTTCAGTGGGCGGAGTATCCGGTTACCTACAGTCTTTGCTGGGCGGGGATCCCTACCTAGTCCGCCTCTGGGTGACGGGGGAAGTCTCCAGTTGCAATCGCAGCCGCAATGGGCATTTGTTTCTCACCCTAACGGATCCGGAAACAGGCGATGCCTTGAGTGGGGTGATCTGGCAGAATCAAGCCGCCAAGCTCAGTTTTTGGCCGGAAGTGGGGCAACAGGTGATCGTGCTGGGTCAGGTGGGCATCTACAGCCGGAACAGCACCTATCGCATGGTCATTTGGCAATTATTGCCGGCGGGAGCAGGGCTGCTGGCGCTCCGATTTCAGCAACTCAAAGCCCGCCTCAGGGCCGAAGGGCTGTTCGATAATCAACGGCCTCTGCCCGCACACCCTCAGTGTATTGCGGTCGTCAGTTCGCCCCACGCCGCCGGTTGGGGAGATATTCAACGGACCCTCAACCGTCGCTACCCAGGCCTACGGGTGCTGTTTTCCCCGGCACAAGTCCAGGGGGAGGCAGCCCCTGAGTCGATTGTGCGAGCCATTCAGCGGGTAGAACGGGATGGACGGGCGGAAGTGCTCTTGGTGGCGCGGGGAGGGGGAGCGAGCGAAGATCTGGCCTGTTTTAACGATGAACGGGTGGTACGGGCAATCGCCGAGTGCCGGATCCCGGTGATCACGGGCATCGGCCACCAGCGGGATGAAACCTTGGCAGATTATGCGGCGGACTATGCAGCCCATACCCCAACTGCAGCGGCTGAGCGGGTTGTCCCTGACCTAGAAGAATTGCACCGTCAGGGATCCCAGCTACGGCAAACCTTAATCAACCGCATCAACCAAGCGCTCCAGAGGGCTCAGCA from Thermostichus vulcanus str. 'Rupite' includes:
- a CDS encoding pentapeptide repeat-containing protein; this encodes MTDNPQPAVGISKGSRPSAWDLVLGGQRPTGAAPSHALVLGGIEGLQRRLTHADEAVRLAALPQLLNYGPVGLTHLIEALAGNSSWAVRLAAWRLLSQLEAAEAQVACRTYSPFRPVGGAQGVIVAYRRGERDFSYADLEKADLQEARLGGVNLLEANLRGANLRFCNFNGAKLQQTDLRQADLQRAKLSGADLQGADLRGTDLRGVKVSGTSLRGSRLSEETLLEERLRHIWHLQNYGGQGQNLSGQDLSKADLRGLLLCQIRLRESNLSGADLRGSNLQGADLRGAKLQRADLRGANLQNADLEEADLTGAELRRAAFQGANLRRADISRANLEQANLEGSRIEGLKHSGALVTGVTFPDGTPLKPWWW
- a CDS encoding DUF1257 domain-containing protein, whose product is MSHFTTIQVQIKDGELLAETLQELGYQVERDASLRGYLWNRTRADFVIRQKNGFDIGFRRQGEHYELVADLWGAKIDQQAFLQPILQRYAHKQLLRSARQQGYAIEAEEQLEDGTIRVVVGRWV
- a CDS encoding AI-2E family transporter, with protein sequence MTFAQWLGLGALLGLLVLLWQIRQIALLVFGAIVLAVALDTLAQIPQRYGFRRGPSIAITGLTVLVGTILVGLIVVPPLADQLGRLFTDVVPDGIFQAQRLIENFILSLPTDIELPTLRELANSLVPQATELVRQARDFFSQSFTAFFATLINLLFVIILTILLLVDPQAYNRAFVSVFPAFYRPRIRYILKRCELALRGWLMGIMLTSTLVMLLSGIGLWILGVPLILANAVLAGVFNFIPNIGPTLSVVAPMLVALTDAPWKSLAVLGLYILIQQLESSVFTPIVMSRQVSLLPALTLVAQITSAFFFGVLGLFLAVPLAAIVQVWIQEVLIRDVLDPWQGSRTGALLMLDSGLDGPDSLQASEESHPELQPESSAHEV
- the xseA gene encoding exodeoxyribonuclease VII large subunit — its product is MRDPVPLEAALALADLTDEVPLLSVGGVSGYLQSLLGGDPYLVRLWVTGEVSSCNRSRNGHLFLTLTDPETGDALSGVIWQNQAAKLSFWPEVGQQVIVLGQVGIYSRNSTYRMVIWQLLPAGAGLLALRFQQLKARLRAEGLFDNQRPLPAHPQCIAVVSSPHAAGWGDIQRTLNRRYPGLRVLFSPAQVQGEAAPESIVRAIQRVERDGRAEVLLVARGGGASEDLACFNDERVVRAIAECRIPVITGIGHQRDETLADYAADYAAHTPTAAAERVVPDLEELHRQGSQLRQTLINRINQALQRAQHQLNHTQQHLALVHPERLIQAAQDRLTQQRQRLIQAMRHHLHQQHQQQQALRDHLQALDPEAVLRRGYALVRDEQGSLVRTPHLPPGTRLVIQLASGHLRVQVEEKEEKK